A stretch of Rhododendron vialii isolate Sample 1 chromosome 4a, ASM3025357v1 DNA encodes these proteins:
- the LOC131322544 gene encoding U1 small nuclear ribonucleoprotein 70 kDa-like — MMDECNSGCFRFHWLQIKRQINLEVMHSFNTRVMKAAYKQADGKKLYNRRVLVDVERGRTVPNWWPRRLGSGLGTTRIGGKDLNQKHSWRERESSHERGREREWEKSCERSHDRPRDRDQVQEKGNKQTNCTNNANLIYATGALLQLI, encoded by the exons ATGATGGACGAATGCAACTCTGGGTGCTTCAG GTTCCACTGGTTACAGATAAAGAGACAAATAAACCTAGAGGTTATGCATTCATTTAATACAAGGGTTATGAAAG CTGCATATAAACAAGCTGATGGGAAGAAGCTTTATAACCGAAGAGTGCTTGTTGATGTTGAACGTGGTAGAACTGTTCCAAACTGGTGGCCTCGTAGACTTGGCAGTGGACTTGGGACAACTAGGATTGGAGGGAAAGACCTCAATCAAAAGCATTCTTGGAG GGAGAGGGAAAGTTCTCATGAAAGGGGAAGAGAGCGAGAGTGGGAGAAATCTTGTGAGCGTTCTCATGACAGACCAAGGGATCGTGATCAGGTGCAAGAAAAAG GAAACAAGCAAACAAACTGTACCAATAATGCAAACTTGATCTATGCAACAG GTGCTCTACTGCAATTGATATGA